From a single Herbiconiux sp. SALV-R1 genomic region:
- a CDS encoding shikimate kinase encodes MKLVLIGPPAAGKTRIGKRVARLLDLPFVDTDKLVVAEHGPIADIFTEHGEPHFRALERAAVVQALETDAVVSFGGGAVLDAETQADLEGLPVLLLTVQPHAVAARLGNGKRPLAGDLDAWSALFESRRELYHRLAGHVIDSTDRPADEVAEEIAAWAREQFRASVIDLEGGAR; translated from the coding sequence ATGAAGCTCGTGCTGATCGGGCCGCCGGCCGCGGGCAAGACCCGCATCGGCAAGCGGGTGGCGCGACTGCTCGACCTGCCGTTCGTCGACACCGACAAGCTCGTGGTCGCCGAGCACGGGCCGATCGCCGACATCTTCACCGAGCACGGCGAGCCGCACTTCCGGGCCCTCGAGCGCGCCGCGGTCGTGCAGGCTCTCGAGACCGATGCCGTCGTGTCGTTTGGGGGCGGGGCCGTTCTCGACGCGGAGACCCAGGCCGATCTCGAGGGCCTGCCGGTGCTCCTGCTCACCGTGCAGCCGCACGCCGTCGCCGCACGCCTCGGCAACGGCAAGCGCCCGCTGGCCGGCGACCTCGACGCCTGGAGCGCACTCTTCGAGTCGCGCCGCGAGTTGTACCACCGCCTCGCCGGGCACGTCATCGACAGCACCGACCGGCCGGCCGACGAGGTGGCCGAGGAGATCGCGGCGTGGGCTCGCGAGCAGTTCCGCGCATCCGTCATCGACCTGGAGGGCGGCGCCCGATGA
- the efp gene encoding elongation factor P yields the protein MASTNDIKNGTVLSIDGQLWNVIEFQHVKPGKGGAFVRTKIKNVVTGKVVDRTFNAGAKIDTANVDRRDFQYLYKDGDDFVFMDSTDYDQVTIGSAIVGDAANFMLENQGVTVALNEGNPLYIELPASVVLEITYTEPGLQGDRSTGGTKPATVETGYQIQVPLFLETGTKVKVDTRTGDYLGRVN from the coding sequence ATGGCTTCAACGAACGACATCAAGAACGGCACCGTGCTGAGCATCGACGGTCAGCTCTGGAACGTGATCGAGTTCCAGCACGTCAAGCCGGGCAAGGGCGGTGCGTTCGTGCGCACCAAGATCAAGAACGTCGTCACCGGCAAGGTCGTCGACCGCACCTTCAACGCCGGCGCGAAGATCGACACGGCGAACGTCGATCGCCGCGACTTCCAGTACCTCTACAAAGACGGCGACGACTTCGTCTTCATGGACTCGACCGACTACGACCAGGTCACCATCGGCTCGGCCATCGTGGGCGACGCCGCCAACTTCATGCTCGAGAACCAGGGCGTCACCGTCGCGCTCAACGAGGGCAACCCGCTCTACATCGAGCTGCCCGCCTCCGTCGTGCTCGAGATCACCTACACCGAGCCCGGCCTCCAGGGCGACCGTTCCACCGGTGGCACGAAGCCCGCCACCGTCGAGACCGGCTACCAGATCCAGGTGCCGCTGTTCCTCGAGACCGGCACGAAGGTCAAGGTCGACACCCGCACGGGCGACTACCTCGGTCGCGTCAACTAG
- a CDS encoding type II 3-dehydroquinate dehydratase: MSTVLVLNGPNLGRLGSREPDVYGSQDLPALERLLVADAVGRIQVDLRQTNDEAELISWLYEAVDTGSPVILNPAAFTHYSYALRDAAALVTKAGVPLIEVHISNPHARETFRHTSVISAVASGVVAGFGFTSYRLALHSLLLPGD; the protein is encoded by the coding sequence ATGTCGACAGTCCTCGTGCTCAACGGCCCCAACCTCGGTCGCCTGGGCAGCCGTGAGCCCGACGTCTACGGCTCGCAAGACCTTCCCGCCCTCGAGCGGTTGCTGGTGGCGGATGCCGTCGGCCGCATCCAGGTCGACCTCCGTCAGACCAACGACGAGGCCGAGCTCATCTCGTGGCTGTACGAGGCGGTCGACACCGGGTCGCCCGTCATCCTGAACCCCGCCGCCTTCACCCACTACTCGTACGCGCTGCGCGACGCGGCGGCGCTGGTCACCAAGGCGGGGGTGCCGCTCATCGAGGTGCACATCTCGAACCCGCACGCGCGGGAGACGTTCCGGCACACGAGCGTCATCTCGGCGGTGGCCTCGGGGGTGGTCGCGGGCTTCGGGTTCACCTCGTACCGCCTGGCGCTGCACTCCCTCCTGCTGCCCGGCGACTGA
- the aroB gene encoding 3-dehydroquinate synthase, protein MSSDVTTITVTGESGYDVLVGRGILGRVAEGLGPAVAKVLIVHPPTLGAAAAELRESLLDRYEVLLAEIPDAEAGKRVEVAAFCWQVMGQADFTRTDAVIGFGGGAVTDLAGFVAATWLRGVTLVQAPTTLLGMVDAAVGGKTGINTNEGKNLVGAFYAPSLVVADLDLLRGLARNEILAGFGEVVKCGLIAEPEILDIIEADVDRATDPGSDELRRLIELSIAVKARVVSSDFKEAGLREILNFGHTLGHAIEHAERYQWRHGAAVAVGMMFAAELSRLTGRLPDEVVDRTRRILESLSLPTSYPAGRWPTLLATMQRDKKTRGSMLRFIVLDDLARPTVLQGPETSLLFAAYQEIAS, encoded by the coding sequence ATGAGCTCCGACGTCACCACCATCACCGTCACGGGCGAGTCGGGCTACGACGTGCTCGTCGGCCGCGGCATTCTCGGCCGTGTCGCCGAGGGGCTGGGCCCCGCCGTCGCGAAGGTGCTGATCGTGCACCCGCCCACCCTGGGTGCGGCGGCGGCCGAGCTCCGCGAGTCGCTGCTCGACCGCTACGAGGTCTTGCTCGCCGAGATCCCGGATGCGGAGGCCGGCAAACGGGTCGAGGTCGCCGCCTTCTGCTGGCAAGTCATGGGGCAGGCCGACTTCACCCGCACCGACGCCGTCATCGGCTTCGGCGGCGGTGCGGTCACCGACCTCGCGGGCTTCGTCGCGGCGACCTGGTTGCGTGGGGTCACGCTCGTGCAGGCGCCCACGACGCTGCTCGGCATGGTCGACGCGGCGGTCGGCGGCAAGACCGGCATCAACACGAACGAGGGCAAGAACCTCGTCGGGGCGTTCTACGCGCCGAGCCTCGTGGTGGCCGACCTCGACCTGCTGCGCGGGCTCGCCCGCAACGAGATCCTCGCGGGCTTCGGCGAGGTAGTGAAGTGCGGGCTCATCGCGGAGCCCGAGATCCTCGACATCATCGAGGCCGACGTCGACCGCGCGACCGACCCCGGGAGCGACGAGCTGCGCCGCCTCATCGAGCTCTCGATCGCCGTCAAGGCGCGGGTGGTGTCGAGCGACTTCAAGGAGGCCGGGCTCCGCGAGATCCTCAACTTCGGCCACACCCTCGGTCATGCCATCGAGCACGCCGAGCGCTACCAGTGGCGCCATGGAGCCGCCGTCGCCGTGGGCATGATGTTCGCCGCCGAGCTCAGCCGGCTCACCGGGCGCCTGCCCGACGAGGTGGTCGACCGCACCCGGCGCATCCTCGAGTCGCTCAGCCTGCCGACCTCGTACCCCGCGGGCCGCTGGCCGACCCTGCTCGCCACCATGCAGCGCGACAAGAAGACGCGCGGCAGCATGCTGCGCTTCATCGTGCTCGACGACCTGGCACGGCCCACCGTGCTGCAGGGCCCCGAGACCTCGCTGCTGTTCGCCGCCTACCAAGAGATCGCCTCCTAG